From a single Drosophila sulfurigaster albostrigata strain 15112-1811.04 chromosome 3, ASM2355843v2, whole genome shotgun sequence genomic region:
- the LOC133843476 gene encoding uncharacterized protein LOC133843476, with product MMQGDNMMNMGKNGEFDELSQLLKSWNVSELLPHLQEEAINVQELQMLKRHHLNELLRNFRYGTRIRFEHHLERWRRWINMPLQDAPVDAETHCSSSNNSCGIGGGGGNKTVTHCNGCQCNISAPMTMTESHSKTDLLDDQSKQLPSEPFVSLNEEPDGSAFNVPLPLGDHTELVHTELVTSDLIKPELPEMECSVESGVTVLAILQASPVKAHALLERLGHNEQLDAVQRLLLIQLICSYYEDNRLHLTLQRSHLLEREILQLFPKEQLCFYRTERRGKIYVRFTNMKRNKRIGSQRDQKRRREESVAAPCSYVSKQGTYGGDAMSSPERSD from the exons ATGATGCAGGGGGACAATATGATGAACATGGGGAAGAATGGCGAATTTGATGAGCTCTCTCAGCTGCTCAAATCTTGGAATGTCAGCGAACTGTTGCCGCATTTGCAAG AGGAAGCCATCAACGTGCAGGAGCTGCAGATGCTGAAGCGACATCATCTAAATGAGCTGCTGCGCAACTTTCGCTACGGCACCAGAATACGCTTCGAACATCATCTCGAGCGATGGCGTCGATGGATCAATATGCCGCTCCAGGATGCGCCTGTGGATGCAGAGAcgcactgcagcagcagcaacaacagctgcggCATTGGCGGGGGAGGTGGCAACAAGACTGTGACCCACTGCAATGGCTGCCAGTGCAACATAAGTGcgccgatgacgatgacagAGTCGCATTCCAAGACCGATCTGCTGGATGATCAAAGCAAGCAACTACCCTCGGAGCCATTTGTCTCGCTCAACGAGGAGCCTGACGGATCCGCCTTCAATGTGCCACTCCCACTCGGCGATCACACGGAACTGGTGCACACCGAGCTGGTGACGTCGGATCTGATCAAGCCAGAGCTGCCGGAGATGGAGTGCAGCGTGGAGAGCGGCGTCACAGTGTTGGCCATATTGCAAGCGTCGCCAGTGAAGGCGCATGCTCTGTTGGAGCGTTTGGGACACAATGAGCAGTTGGATGCAGTGCAGCGATTGCTTCTCATACAGCTCATCTGCAGTTACTACGAGGACAATCGATTGCATTTGACGCTGCAGCGAAGTCATCTGCTGGAACGCGAGATTCTCCAGCTGTTCCCCAAGGAGCAGTTGTGCTTCTATCGCACCGAGCGACGTGGCAAGATTTATGTCCGTTTCACCAACATGAAGCGGAACAAACGCATCGGTAGTCAGCGGGATCAGAAGCGGAGACGCGAGGAGTCGGTAGCGGCGCCTTGCAGCTATGTCTCGAAGCAGGGGACGTATGGGGGCGATGCCATGTCCAGTCCGGAGAGATCAGATTGA